The genomic region TTAGTTCTTCCACATGTTGGGCAAGAAATTATTTCTACGCCTCCTTTTGCCAATTCTAAAGATTTTAATATTTGTTTTCCAACTCTTACTTCTTCGACAGGATTCCCCGTCAAAGATACTCTTATTGTATCTCCAATACCCATATATAGCAGTGTGCCAATCCCAACAGCAGATTTTATAGTTCCTGAAAAAATTGTTCCAGCCTCTGTAATGCCAACATGAAGTGGATAATCTATCTTTTCAGAAATAATCTTATAAGACTCAATTGTCAATGGTACATTAGTAGTTTTCAAAGATACCACTATATCGTAAAAGCCGCATTTTTCTAACAGAGATACACTTTTAAGTGCACTTTCAACAATTCCATCCGCTGTTACACCACCATATTTATTTAAAATGTCCCTTTCCAATGAACCAGAATTTACACCTACTCTTATGGGGATTCCTGCTTCTTTAGCAGCAGCTACTACTGCTTTAAGCTTATCATCTCCACCAATATTGCCTGGATTTATCCTGATCTTATCTGCTCCACACTTGATAGCTTCTAAAGCTAATCTGTAATCAAAATGTATGTCGGCAACAATAGGGATATCAATTTCTTTTTTTATTTCTTCAATGGCTTTTGCAGCATCTACATCAAGGACAGCTACACGCACAATATCACAACCCACACTTTCAAGCTCTTTAATTTGCTGCACGGTTTTTTTTACATCTTTTGTGTCAGTATTAGTCATGGACTGTATTGCAATCGGGTTTTCTCCACCTATGCGTACGCTTCCTATTTTTATTTCTTTTGTTCTTTTCCTCATAAAGTTTATCACCTATTATTTTAAAATATTTATCCTAACCAAATCTTTATATGTAGCAAAAAGTATAAGCGCAATAAGCAACATAAAACCTATATAATGGACAAATCCTTCTTTTTCGGGATCGACAGGTTTTCCTCTAATTTTTTCTATCAGCACGAATAGAATCCTACCGCCATCCAATGCTGGAAACGGCAGTAAATTAAATAACCCTAAATTTACGCTTATAAGCGCAGTAAATGCCATTAAATTCAGTATGCCAGATTTCGCCTCTGTGCCAATAGCTTGAACTATGCCAACTGGCCCCATCAAATCATTCGTTGAAACTTTGCCAGTTATTAACATGTACAGAGATAAAATTATCATTTTCGAAAAATAAATAGTTTGTTTTACACCACTATCGACAGCTAATACCAAAGACCTGCGATACTGTGGCACTATACCTATCATTGGCTTTGCAGTGCTTTTGTCAACTATCGGTATAACAGACTTTTTTAAAGTAGCATTTCCCCTTTTAATTGTAAAATTTAATTTTACTCCATTGTTTGAATTTATAATATTTTGCAATGTAGTCCAATCATTTATTTTAGTATTGTTTACCATTACTATTTCATCTCCCGGCTTTATACCGGCCTTTTCTGCAGGATAACCACTTATAGTTGAACTGACAATCGGAACTGGACTTCCAACAAAATAGAAAACCATAATTAAAATTATAAAAGTTAATAATATATTCATCAAAGGACCAGCCGCAAAAATGCCAAGCCTTGTGTACCAAGGTTTATTAGTCACAGCTCTTTTATCATTAGACATTTCATCTTCACCTGCTAAAGCACAAAAACCGCCAAAAAGCATTAATCTAAACGAATATTCTGTTTCACCATGTTTTTTTGAAAATATCTTCGGTCCAAAACCAATAGCAAATTCATTAACTTTTGTGCCAGACAATTTTGCTACTATAAAATGTCCAAACTCATGAATCGTGACTAAAATGCCCAATACAATTACACTTACAACAACATAAAAAAATACCACTTACCTATCACCTCATATATTCACGCTTAATTTTTTCCCTTATTTCTTTATCTACTTCTATTATATCATTTAATTCAGGATTAATGATGTTTTTATGATTATTCATATATTTTTCTATTATATGAGGAATATCATTAAACGAAATTGCTTTTTCTAAAAACAATTGAACTGCTACTTCATCTGCTGTATTTAAAACTGTTGTCATTGTTCCACCTTCTTCTAAAGCATCATATGCCAGTTGAAGGCATCTAAAAGTATTAACATCTGGTTTTTCAAATGATAAACTTCCAATCTTCGCAACATCCAAATATCGTATGCCTTCTACATATACCCTGTTTGGAAAATTTAAAGCATACTGTATCGGTATCCTCATATCAGCAGTCGCCATTTCTGCAATAATGCTTCCATCAATAAACTCTACCATTGAATGGATTATGCTTTCTTTATGCACAACAACTTCTATTTTTTCCAATGGCACATCAAAAAGCCATTTAGCTTCTATTACCTCAAACCCTTTATTCATAAGTGTAGCAGAATCAATTGTTATTTTCTTACCCATCTTCCAATTAGGATGATTTAAAGCTTCTTCAACTGTCACTGATTTTAAATCGCTTAATGTTTTCCCTCTAAATGGTCCTCCAGATGCAGTTATAATCAATTTATTTACAAATTCTTTTTTTCCTGATTGAATGCATTGGTAAATCGCATTGTGTTCACTGTCAACAGGTAGTATATTTATGTTTTTCTCAATTGCCAGTTTCTTAATTATATGTCCGCCTGTAACTAAGCATTCCTTATTGGCAAGTGCAATATCATGCCCTGCTTCAATCGCTTTTATAGTAGGAATAAGCGCTGCTATGCCTTCAATTGCTACAACAACAGTCTGAACATTTGAAAGAGAAGCTACTTCGTTTATTCCACCATCACCAGAGAGAATCACTGTATTAGTGTCCACCATTTCTTTTAACTTTTTTGCAGACAATTCATCTTTAACAGCTACAAATTGCGGCTTAAATTCATCAATTTGTTGCTTTATAAGATCAATATTATTATAACATGTAAGTCCTATAACACGAAATTCATTTGATTTTCTTACCACATCAAGTGTTTGAGTCCCAATCGAACCTGTAGAACCTAAAACGACAATATTTTTCATGCCTAGCTCCTTTCATCTGTATAAATATGTGAAAAATATGTAAATACAAGGAGATACAAAAAGAATACTATCAAATCTATCCAATATCCCGCCATGCCCAGGAATAATTTTGCTAAAATCTTTCGTGTTGCAATTTCGTTTTATAAACGACGCAAAAAGATCACCTATTTGAGCCACTATACTGCCTATAATGCTTAAAAAAATGATATAATAATAATTTAGTTCTAATTTTCCTCTAAATAAATATGTAAACAAAAGGCATCCTACCAACGAACCTATTATTCCACCAACTGAACCTTCAAAAGTCTTGTTAGGACTAATTGATGGACATAATTTATTTTTACCGATGCGTTTACCTATGAAATATGCAAAAGTATCTGTCAGCCAAGAAATGATAAATATAAGCCATACAAGCAAGTAACCGCCTTTAATATCCCTTATTTTCCCTATGTACGAGAAAAAAATGACATATATGATTCCCATAATCGTTATGGAAGTATCTTTCAAATTATACTTATGAAGTACAACCGGAATAGAAAATATTACTACAGACAAAATCACAAAAAGATCTATAGAATCATAGGTATAACCAAAAATATAAAAAAATAAGACAGCCCCATAGCCTATAAAATTTATAGGCCTTATTTCTGTATTTTTAAACACCGCGTAAAACTCGTACAATCCAATAAGACTGATAGCTACTAAAAAAAGTCTAAGATACCAGCCCCCCATGATTAATGCCGCAAAAACTAAAGGAAGCCCTATTACTGCACTAAGTATCCTTTTTTTTAACATAGATTCAACTCCTTAATTCATATGCCGCCAAAACGTCTATTTCGCTTTTGGTAATCAAATATAGCCTGCAAAAGGTGCCTTTTTTCAAAATCTGGCCATAAGACATCAGAAAACCATAGCTCAGAGTATGCAGACTGCCAAAGCATAAAATTGCTAATTCGCAATTCTCCGCTTGGTCTTATAATCAAATCAGGATCTGGTTGTCCTGATGTATATAAATTATCGGCAATAACATTTTCATCAATATCATTTAAATCAATTTCGCCGTTCAATAAAGAGCTGCCTATCCTTTTAAATGCTCTAACTATTTCACTTCTGCCACCATAATTTAAGGCGATATTTAAAGTAAGGCCAGTATTGTTTTTGGTTATTTCCTCGGACTCTTTTATCTTGATTCTACATTTTTCAGGTATCATTGATAAATCGCCAATAAAGTTTAATTTCACATTGTTTTCATTCAATTCATTTACTTCACGACCTAAATACTCTATAAGTAAGTCCATCAATCCATTAACTTCATCTGCAGGCCTTTTCCAATTTTCTGTCGAAAATGCGTATAAAGTCAAATACTTGATTCCGATTTCAGATGATGCTTTAACAATTCGCCTTACAGCTTCCATACCAGCTCTATGTCCAAGTGTTCTTATGAAACCTCTCTTTTTCGCCCATCTACCATTTCCATCCATTATTATTGCCACATGCTTTGGAATATTGTTTTCATCAAGTTTTTTCTCTATATCCTCATCAAAATCTTTTTGTCGTTTTTTGATAAACCCCATTAAATTTCCTCCTTATAATATGGGCAATACCCCCTCATGTGAGGGGGTTAAAATTCAGCTACTATAACTGATAATATACCATCTTCAAACATCGTTTTTAAGACGCGTCTCTGATATCCTCTATATTTTTTGGTAGGCTTAGTAAATATTATATTGTATTGAACATTATTTTTTTCTAAAATCTTCTTAGCCGCTTCAATATCGTACCCAATAATATCGATCAAATCTCCATTATCTCCTTTTCCTTTTGCTCCAAAATTTTGTCTATCTCTTTAATATAATTATCCGTAAGTTTTTGTACATTTTCTTCACTTTTTAATTTCTCATCTTCCGAAATCTCGCCATTTTTATCCATCTTTTTAATAGCATCATTGGCATCTCTTCTAATCTGCCTTACTGCGACCCTAGCTTCTTCACCTTTTTTATGAACTAATTTAACAAGCTCTTTCCTTCTCTCTTCTGTCAAATCCGGAAAAACTAATCTGATTATTTTGCCATCAGAAGTAGGATTAATGTTTAAATCTGATTTTTGAATTGCTTTTTCAATTTCAGATATTTTGGATGTGTCCCACGGCTGAATGATTATAACTTTTGGTTCTGGTGCCGTAATTGTCGCTAACTTATTTATTGGAGTCATGGTACCATAGTAGTCGATTGATATTCTGTCTAAAAGTGCAGGATTAGCCCTGCCAGCCCTTATAGACATCAATTCATTTTTTAAAACTGCTATTGACTTTTTCATTTTTTCTTCAGTGTTTTTTAACAAATCATCCATCGCTATCCCTCCTTGACAATTGTTCCTATTTTTTGGCCCATTATTACGTTCTTAATGTTTCCTGGTACAGTCAAATTAAACACGATAATTGGAATATTATTGTCCATACATAGAGAAGTTGCTGTAGAGTCCATCACTCCAAGTCCTCTGTTAAGCACATCAAGATATGTCAACTTATCAAATTTAATAGCATCTTTATGTTTAACAGGGTCCTTATCATAGACTCCATCTACTTTCTTAGCAAGAAGAATCACTTCCGCATCTATCTCAGCAGCTCTTAAAGATGCTGTCGTATCGGTAGAGAAAAAAGGATTACCAGTACCAGCCGCAAAAATCACAACTCTTCCTTTTTCAAGATGCCTTATTGCCCTCCTTCGAATATACGGTTCAGCAATCTGCCTCATCTCAATGGCAGTTTGAACCCTCGTTTCTACACCTCTCCGCTCTAAAGCATCTTGCAAAGCAAGAGAATTAATAACTGTAGCAAGCATTCCCATATGATCAGCGGTAGTCCTATCCATTCCTACTCCTTCTCTACCCCTCCAGATATTACCACCTCCAATTACAACGCCTATTTGAACGCCCATTTCTTTTACTTCTTTTATTTGATCAGCAATTAAATTTACAGTTTCAAAATCGATACCGTATCCTGTGCTGCCAGACAAAGCTTCTCCTGAAATTTTTAATATTATTCGTTTGTATTTCACAGACATTAAAACACCTCATTTTATTATTCTATAAAAATATTAAAAATCCTTCATAAAAATCTATTAAAAATAGGACACAACCGTGTCCTATTTTGGTTGCCTATTTAATTTTATTCTTCTTCTTGAGAATTTTCAATACCTTCTCCTCTTTCGAATCTCACAAATCTTCTTATTATTATATTTTCACCAAGCTTTGCAATCAATTCATTTAATAGGTCTTTTATCGTCTTGCTATCATCTCTTATATACAATTGTTCTAATAAGCAATTTTCCTTATAGAATTTTTCGAGTCTTCCTTCAATTATTCTGTCAATCACTTGGGCTGGTTTGCCTTCATTTAATGATTGTGCCTTTAAAATTTCCCTTTCTTTTTCAATAACTTCTTGCGGTACATCTTCTCTTTTTATGTACTGCGGATTTGCTGCAGCGATTTGCATGCATATTTCTTTTACAAAAGATTTAAAATCATCTGTATTGGCGACAAAATCTGTTTCACAATTTACTTCAACAAGAACACCAATTCTGCCGCCACCATGAATGTACGATTCTACTAATCCTTCATTTGCAACTCTGCCAGCCTTTTTAGCAGCGGCTGCTAATCCTCTTTCTCTTAATATATCAATCGCTTTTTCAATATCGCCATTAGAATCAGTAAGCGCTCTTTTGCAATCCATCATACCTGCCCCAGTACGCTCTCTAAGTTCTTTAACTTGTTGTGCAGAAATCATATAATCTTACCTCCATCCTAATATAATTTATGGTAAGGATGAAAATTCCTTACCATTCTAAAATTACTCTTCAACCGCAGTTAATTGTTCACCCTGTTTAGCCTCAATTACAGCATCAGCTATCTTTGAAGCTATTAATTTTACAGCACGAATCGCATCATCGTTGCCCGGTATAGGATAATCTACTTCTTCAGGATCGCAATTTGTATCAACAATTGCAACGATAGGAATATCGAGATTTTTAGCTTCAGCGATGGCAATTGCTTCTTTCTTAGGATCAACCACAAAAAGTACCGATGGAAGGCTATTCATGTTTTCTATTCCACCTAAATACTTTTGAAGTTTTTCCTTTTCTTTTCTAAGCTTTATAACCTCTTTTTTAGGTAAAACTTCAAATGTGCCATCCTCTTCCATCTTCTTTAACTCTTTAAGTCTTTCAATCCTGCTCCTAATTGTCTTGTAATTTGTCAACATTCCACCAAGCCATCTTTGATTGACATAGTACATTCCGCATCTTTCTGCTTCTTCTTTAACAGAATCCTGGGCTTGTTTCTTTGTACCTACAA from Thermoanaerobacterium sp. PSU-2 harbors:
- the ispG gene encoding flavodoxin-dependent (E)-4-hydroxy-3-methylbut-2-enyl-diphosphate synthase, whose amino-acid sequence is MRKRTKEIKIGSVRIGGENPIAIQSMTNTDTKDVKKTVQQIKELESVGCDIVRVAVLDVDAAKAIEEIKKEIDIPIVADIHFDYRLALEAIKCGADKIRINPGNIGGDDKLKAVVAAAKEAGIPIRVGVNSGSLERDILNKYGGVTADGIVESALKSVSLLEKCGFYDIVVSLKTTNVPLTIESYKIISEKIDYPLHVGITEAGTIFSGTIKSAVGIGTLLYMGIGDTIRVSLTGNPVEEVRVGKQILKSLELAKGGVEIISCPTCGRTKIDLIELAQKVEKATANINQNIKVAVMGCAVNGPGEAREADIGIAGGIGEGLIFKKGKIIKKVPEDKLFDEFIKELNDILKEKS
- the rseP gene encoding RIP metalloprotease RseP; translation: MVFFYVVVSVIVLGILVTIHEFGHFIVAKLSGTKVNEFAIGFGPKIFSKKHGETEYSFRLMLFGGFCALAGEDEMSNDKRAVTNKPWYTRLGIFAAGPLMNILLTFIILIMVFYFVGSPVPIVSSTISGYPAEKAGIKPGDEIVMVNNTKINDWTTLQNIINSNNGVKLNFTIKRGNATLKKSVIPIVDKSTAKPMIGIVPQYRRSLVLAVDSGVKQTIYFSKMIILSLYMLITGKVSTNDLMGPVGIVQAIGTEAKSGILNLMAFTALISVNLGLFNLLPFPALDGGRILFVLIEKIRGKPVDPEKEGFVHYIGFMLLIALILFATYKDLVRINILK
- the dxr gene encoding 1-deoxy-D-xylulose-5-phosphate reductoisomerase, whose amino-acid sequence is MKNIVVLGSTGSIGTQTLDVVRKSNEFRVIGLTCYNNIDLIKQQIDEFKPQFVAVKDELSAKKLKEMVDTNTVILSGDGGINEVASLSNVQTVVVAIEGIAALIPTIKAIEAGHDIALANKECLVTGGHIIKKLAIEKNINILPVDSEHNAIYQCIQSGKKEFVNKLIITASGGPFRGKTLSDLKSVTVEEALNHPNWKMGKKITIDSATLMNKGFEVIEAKWLFDVPLEKIEVVVHKESIIHSMVEFIDGSIIAEMATADMRIPIQYALNFPNRVYVEGIRYLDVAKIGSLSFEKPDVNTFRCLQLAYDALEEGGTMTTVLNTADEVAVQLFLEKAISFNDIPHIIEKYMNNHKNIINPELNDIIEVDKEIREKIKREYMR
- a CDS encoding phosphatidate cytidylyltransferase, which encodes MLKKRILSAVIGLPLVFAALIMGGWYLRLFLVAISLIGLYEFYAVFKNTEIRPINFIGYGAVLFFYIFGYTYDSIDLFVILSVVIFSIPVVLHKYNLKDTSITIMGIIYVIFFSYIGKIRDIKGGYLLVWLIFIISWLTDTFAYFIGKRIGKNKLCPSISPNKTFEGSVGGIIGSLVGCLLFTYLFRGKLELNYYYIIFLSIIGSIVAQIGDLFASFIKRNCNTKDFSKIIPGHGGILDRFDSILFVSPCIYIFFTYLYR
- a CDS encoding isoprenyl transferase, giving the protein MGFIKKRQKDFDEDIEKKLDENNIPKHVAIIMDGNGRWAKKRGFIRTLGHRAGMEAVRRIVKASSEIGIKYLTLYAFSTENWKRPADEVNGLMDLLIEYLGREVNELNENNVKLNFIGDLSMIPEKCRIKIKESEEITKNNTGLTLNIALNYGGRSEIVRAFKRIGSSLLNGEIDLNDIDENVIADNLYTSGQPDPDLIIRPSGELRISNFMLWQSAYSELWFSDVLWPDFEKRHLLQAIFDYQKRNRRFGGI
- the frr gene encoding ribosome recycling factor — translated: MDDLLKNTEEKMKKSIAVLKNELMSIRAGRANPALLDRISIDYYGTMTPINKLATITAPEPKVIIIQPWDTSKISEIEKAIQKSDLNINPTSDGKIIRLVFPDLTEERRKELVKLVHKKGEEARVAVRQIRRDANDAIKKMDKNGEISEDEKLKSEENVQKLTDNYIKEIDKILEQKEKEIMEI
- the pyrH gene encoding UMP kinase; the protein is MSVKYKRIILKISGEALSGSTGYGIDFETVNLIADQIKEVKEMGVQIGVVIGGGNIWRGREGVGMDRTTADHMGMLATVINSLALQDALERRGVETRVQTAIEMRQIAEPYIRRRAIRHLEKGRVVIFAAGTGNPFFSTDTTASLRAAEIDAEVILLAKKVDGVYDKDPVKHKDAIKFDKLTYLDVLNRGLGVMDSTATSLCMDNNIPIIVFNLTVPGNIKNVIMGQKIGTIVKEG
- the tsf gene encoding translation elongation factor Ts, which codes for MISAQQVKELRERTGAGMMDCKRALTDSNGDIEKAIDILRERGLAAAAKKAGRVANEGLVESYIHGGGRIGVLVEVNCETDFVANTDDFKSFVKEICMQIAAANPQYIKREDVPQEVIEKEREILKAQSLNEGKPAQVIDRIIEGRLEKFYKENCLLEQLYIRDDSKTIKDLLNELIAKLGENIIIRRFVRFERGEGIENSQEEE
- the rpsB gene encoding 30S ribosomal protein S2; translation: MSVISMKQLLEAGVHFGHQTRRWNPKMAPYIFTERNGIYIIDLQKTVKKIEEAYDFIKDVVSNDGTVLFVGTKKQAQDSVKEEAERCGMYYVNQRWLGGMLTNYKTIRSRIERLKELKKMEEDGTFEVLPKKEVIKLRKEKEKLQKYLGGIENMNSLPSVLFVVDPKKEAIAIAEAKNLDIPIVAIVDTNCDPEEVDYPIPGNDDAIRAVKLIASKIADAVIEAKQGEQLTAVEE